One Meles meles chromosome 13, mMelMel3.1 paternal haplotype, whole genome shotgun sequence DNA segment encodes these proteins:
- the LOC123955561 gene encoding spermatogenesis-associated protein 31E1-like, with the protein MENSLFPQEFFIDGWLSSSPTIWAVNAFLAFVCGLGLCIFLLSYFQSDPSSPPDKKQRKSRKYKVEPRRRSNGSKKQQTLKGYREFLNNLEEFQDLFSLLQSHLARLSYQGGFHQFLRQAAPGQVHHGVPSGGRQPCRETMEDAAPAMASSPALTPLMGSPRPLASTLPAGPTTSSIYVSSHSSLSVSWLAEPFRPPDGFSHQPLALPPSPPCLPPSEASPGPLTASLAPERLDSPLTLPQCDSRAPPPCPIPQSSHMPWSADRSTSPVPVISGLGRSHCPISALSWWQAAANAWNLSTSTRLESHQAPLSHGPPEALFWGDPTQRQGETRIPPSNNPDVQKLLELLIAKRKELKFWREKEKKERSKYQLTSFGRMFKSPGDGQDTMGCPSSWRMRGKTKQVLGPEKPPHPKIPRDDLEQKCSQLFWGLPFLHSESLVATVRVTDPPLEFPSVIFNELSHALPLQIQGNVAPRLSLIQDFRDPSALPQTLALRLSQSLLQPLAQPQPLPLDKPQLPHLTQPQTQAGLAPSVPVGPPTLPPKMGSCEASCPVAKKTPSYMSTAVQNLECHFLEKQLQRGKVPAVVKRSQEVFSQGPPDLLQGGQAPEGHGSVSVLPGKLIDSELWEQPDWHLWKRLMKEGRGSDLKPSTSSTDEKHPEKDLRAHFRKLGQFREGQMPLDIHPSRLAAHHASDLPEKSSPHGKPGKPVLSKCWEPCMTTSHNFSILSPYAQRMLEEHITRLRVKHRWGLPLKVLKPINLFRLKKGFLLSQSFPPCSATCISNASSGTKFVGNPPQPYEEGEVMKESYPTWGASLGAPQPTCEEIQQALEGTSPGGGSPAGQGAKPPSRTFTYSFVGNIWHNETASRTLMNSNLESSPSPAMVTKEPRRVNGGRASRDMTMLELNLELQGLRSKEPGDVREVKEAPAWRVTLEPRVLANNQGLCGELRRTGSSGKSDSPLQPTKLIAQDPEELLLEARCRGSEPRKLMESKKRPRAATHTVLLRDCETGALLQNCATESLLQDCQSNMFLAADILASQGSLSGFQSRSSEDTFTSQVLHGQRSRGQSPHRQPGPLGLWHQCKSLGKSCVPPKERESSRGSPSREPAKELSELKLLHSSEGRRPVHSQESAEDSRRKACEISLKKEEAPPENYRRRKTHLLQWFFPSRGKGKEDSLQKGKASSSQGRGEVMGRSAMDRASAEAQVVVTAVGRILEEKMVPQGLRVPEVSRCQKDLQASADPNVCYHRVLSYQEQRRVMRETASPQGIPRGHNYAKTEWIGWPFPTRVPESTSRPCQYRSLVPGPSGRTLQPHCTRHYLFQTDISPGQQLCASDAFPGSITFLQEKNKWCRGKNFFSHISPSSMG; encoded by the exons ATGGAGAATTCTCTCTTCCCTCAAGAGTTCTTTATTGATGGTTGGCTGAGCTCCAGTCCCACAATCTGGGCAGTTAATGCCTTCCTTGCCTTTGTGTGTGGACTGGGGCTCTGCATCTTCTTACTTTCCTATTTCCAGTCTGATCCATCCTCACCACCAgacaagaaacaaaggaagagcaggaag TACAAAGTGGAGCCACGGAGAAGGAGCAATGgaagcaagaaacaacaaactCTGAAAG GTTACAGAGAATTTCTGAACAATCTGGAAGAGTTCCAGGACCTGTTCTCCCTTCTGCAAAG CCACCTGGCGAGGCTCTCTTACCAGGGGGGCTTTCACCAGTTCTTACGTCAAGCAGCCCCTGGGCAGGTGCACCATGGGGTGCCATCTGGAGGTCGTCAGCCATGCAGGGAGACTATGGAAGACGCTGCTCCCGCCATGGCCTCTTCACCTGCCCTAACTCCACTGATGGGCTCCCCTCGGCCTCTGGCCTCCACCCTGCCAGCAGGACCAACGACCTCCTCAATTTATGTCAGTTCACACTCCTCCCTGAGTGTTTCCTGGCTAGCAGAGCCTTTCCGCCCCCCGGATGGCTTTTCACACCAGCCCCTTGCTCTTCCCCCTTCCCCGCCATGTCTCCCTCCTTCAGAGGCCTCTCCTGGGCCTCTGACTGCCTCCTTGGCCCCAGAGCGGCTGGACTCCCCTTTGACTCTCCCTCAGTGTGACTCAAGGGCACCCCCGCCGTGCCCCATCCCACAGAGCTCACACATGCCTTGGTCAGCTGACAGGTCAACTTCTCCTGTCCCAGTCATCTCTGGCCTGGGCCGCTCACACTGCCCCATTTCGGCCCTGTCCTGGTGGCAGGCGGCTGCCAATGCCTGGAACCTATCCACCTCAACACGCTTGGAGTCTCATCAAGCACCTCTGTCCCATGGCCCACCAGAGGCCTTGTTCTGGGGAGACCCCACACAAAGACAGGGAGAGACTAGGATCCCCCCTTCCAACAACCCGGACGTCCAGAAGCTTCTGGAGCTACTCATTGCCAAGAGAAAAGAACTGAAGttttggagggagaaggaaaagaaggaaaggtcaAAATACCAGCTGACCTCTTTTGGGAGAATGTTCAAGTCTCCAGGTGACGGGCAGGACACCATGGGCTGCCCGTCCTCCTGGAGAATGAGgggcaaaacaaaacaggtgCTCGGACCTGAGAAGCCCCCACATCCCAAGATTCCAAGGGACGATTTGGAGCAGAAATGCAGCCAGCTCTTCTGGGGTCTCCCCTTTCTGCACAGCGAGTCCCTGGTGGCCACTGTCAGGGTGACTGATCCCCCACTGGAGTTCCCGTCTGTCATATTCAATGAGCTCTCTCATGCCTTGCCACTCCAGATTCAAGGCAATGTGGCTCCACGCCTCTCCCTGATCCAGGACTTTCGTGACCCTTCAGCCCTGCCCCAAACCTTGGCCCTGAGATTGTCCCAGTCCCTGCTCCAGCCTCTGgctcagccccagcccctgcctctg GATAAGCCCCAGCTCCCACATCTAACTCAGCCCCAGACCCAGGCAGGCCTTGCACCCTCTGTCCCAGTGGGACCCCCTACTCTGCCACCCAAGATGGGGAGCTGCGAGGCATCTTGTCCTGTAGCCAAGAAGACACCGTCTTACATGTCAACTGCTGTTCAAAACCTGGAATGTCACTTTCTGGAGAAGCAACTACAAAGGGGCAAGGTACCCGCTGTGGTGAAAAGATCTCAGGAAGTCTTTAGCCAAGGTCCTCCTGACCTCCTGCAGGGTGGCCAGGCCCCCGAGGGCCATGGGTCAGTCTCTGTCCTTCCTGGAAAACTGATCGACTCTGAGCTCTGGGAGCAACCGGATTGGCACCTTTGGAAGAGGctcatgaaggaaggaaggggttcAGACTTGAAGCCCTCCACAAGCAGCACAGACGAAAAGCACCCAGAGAAGGACCTGAGAGCCCATTTCAGGAAGTTGGGGCAGTTCAGAGAGGGTCAGATGCCTTTGGATATTCATCCTTCCAGGCTCGCTGCCCACCATGCCTCGGACCTTCCCGAAAAGTCAAGCCCTCATGGGAAACCTGGAAAGCCAGTGCTTTCCAAGTGTTGGGAACCCTGCATGACCACCTCCCACAATTTTTCCATCCTCAGTCCGTACGCTCAGCGGATGCTAGAAGAACATATCACAAGGCTCAGGGTGAAGCACCGGTGGGGCCTCCCCCTCAAGGTTCTCAAGCCTATAAACCTCTTCAGGTTGAAGAagggcttcctcctctcccagtccttccctccctgctcagccaccTGCATATCCAATGCCAGCTCGGGCACCAAGTTCGTGGGAAATCCTCCTCAGCCCTATGAAGAAGGAGAGGTGATGAAAGAGTCTTACCCGACCTGGGGGGCTTCCCTCGGTGCTCCCCAGCCTACGTGTGAGGAAATCCAGCAGGCTCTGGAAGGGACCTCACCTGGGGGTGGCTCTCCGGCTGGACAGGGGGCCAAGCCACCTTCTCGGACCTTCACATACAGCTTTGTGGGCAACATCTGGCACAATGAGACTGCCTCGAGGACTCTTATGAACAGCAACTTGGAATCAAGTCCAAGTCCAGCAATGGTCACGAAGGAGCCAAGGAGGGTGAATGGGGGTCGGGCCTCACGGGACATGACCATGCTAGAGCTCAACTTAGAGCTCCAGGGTTTGAGGTCCAAAGAGCCTGGGGATGTGAGGGAGGTCAAGGAGGCCCCTGCCTGGAGAGTCACCTTAGAACCCCGTGTACTGGCCAACAACCAAGGCCTCTGTGGCGAGCTGAGAAGAACAGGGTCTTCAGGGAAAAGCGACAGCCCCCTGCAACCTACAAAGTTGATCGCCCAAGACCCAGAAGAGCTACTTCTTGAGGCACGGTGCAGGGGATCGGAACCCCGGAAGTTGATGGAGTCAAAGAAGCGGCCTCGGGCCGCCACCCACACTGTGCTCCTTCGAGACTGTGAAACTGGGGCCCTCCTTCAAAACTGTGCGACTGAGAGTCTCCTTCAAGACTGTCAGTCCAACATGTTCCTCGCTGCTGACATCTTGGCTTCTCAGGGATCTCTGTCTGGCTTCCAGAGCAGGTCCAGTGAAGACACATTCACTTCCCAGGTGCTGCATGGCCAAAGATCCCGTGGCCAGAGCCCCCACAGGCAGCCAGGACCCCTGGGACTGTGGCACCAATGTAAGAGCCTGGGCAAGTCATGTGTGCCccccaaggagagggagagctcCAGGGGGTCCCCCTCGAGAGAGCCTGCCAAAGAGTTGTCAGAACTGAAGCTCCTCCATAGCAGTGAGGGGAGACGTCCAGTCCACAGCCAGGAGTCAGCAGAGGACTCAAGAAGGAAGGCCTGTGAGATCTCGCTGAAGAAGGAGGAGGCGCCTCCTGAAAACTACAGGAGAAGGAAGACCCACTTGCTCCAGTGGTTCTTTCCCAGTAGAGGCAAAGGAAAGGAAGATTCCCTTCAAAAGGGCAAGGCTTCATCATCCCAGGGCCGGGGAGAAGTCATGGGCAGGTCAGCCATGGACAGGGCTTCTGCCGAGGCTCAGGTGGTCGTGACGGCTGTGGGGcggatcctagaggagaaaatggtGCCTCAGGGACTCAGGGTCCCGGAGGTCAGCCGGTGCCAAAAGGATCTCCAGGCTTCGGCAGACCCCAATGTCTGCTACCACAGGGTTCTCTCCTACCAAGAGCAGAGGAGAGTGATGAGGGAGACAGCCAGCCCACAGGGCATCCCCAGGGGCCACAACTATGCCAAGACTGAGTGGATCGGGTGGCCCTTCCCCACCAGGGTGCCAGAGTCCACAAGCAGACCCTGCCAGTACCGGTCCCTGGTGCCGGGCCCTTCAGGCCGCACCCTGCAGCCCCACTGCACCAGGCACTACCTCTTTCAAACAGACATCTCACCCGGCCAGCAACTGTGTGCTTCTGATGCCTTTCCTGGGAGTATAACTTTcctccaagaaaaaaacaaatggtgcagaggaaaaaattttttttctcacattagcCCATCTTCTATGGGCTAA